Proteins encoded in a region of the Atribacterota bacterium genome:
- a CDS encoding ABC transporter permease, which produces MNDEKHFTSFIVKYFRHHPEFGALVGLVIVFIGFSLTATRFLTIDSFSGIVTIASELGIVAAGVTFLMIAGEFDLSVGSVFGFSAMLFAVSAASGIPLLISLILALLAAAGIGFLNGYITVHFQIPSFITTLGAQMLWRGVLLAITGGFSVRYREESTVLAVLNSNLWGEFRTSAIWFFAIILFLNFVLLRTQYGNATYATGGNKEAARILGISVNKVKIINFIICSVLAGLAGCIQFARFGSVDPVRGQGMELEAIAAVVVGGTLMTGGYGNLVGTLLGVLLIGMLRSGLIMAGAPAYWYQAFVGLILIIAVILNTNIKRWSLK; this is translated from the coding sequence ATGAATGACGAGAAACATTTCACCTCATTTATAGTAAAATACTTTCGCCATCATCCTGAGTTCGGAGCCTTAGTTGGTTTAGTAATCGTTTTTATTGGATTTTCCTTGACTGCTACCAGATTTCTTACAATTGATTCATTTTCAGGAATTGTTACTATAGCTTCTGAATTGGGAATTGTAGCAGCTGGAGTGACTTTTTTAATGATTGCTGGTGAATTTGATCTTTCAGTTGGTTCAGTATTTGGTTTTTCTGCCATGTTATTTGCCGTCTCAGCTGCAAGCGGCATTCCTTTACTAATAAGCTTGATTTTAGCTTTATTAGCAGCTGCAGGTATTGGTTTTTTGAATGGTTATATTACAGTTCATTTTCAAATACCTTCTTTTATTACTACTTTAGGTGCACAAATGTTATGGCGAGGAGTTTTATTGGCTATTACCGGAGGTTTTTCTGTTAGATATAGGGAAGAATCCACTGTACTTGCAGTATTAAATAGCAATCTATGGGGTGAATTCAGGACTTCAGCAATTTGGTTTTTTGCCATTATTCTTTTTTTGAATTTTGTTCTATTGCGAACCCAATATGGAAATGCAACCTATGCTACCGGTGGAAACAAAGAGGCTGCCCGAATTTTAGGAATTTCAGTTAACAAAGTAAAAATTATTAATTTTATTATATGTTCAGTTTTGGCAGGATTGGCAGGGTGTATTCAATTTGCCAGATTCGGGTCAGTTGATCCGGTAAGGGGGCAGGGCATGGAATTAGAAGCAATTGCAGCAGTAGTTGTTGGTGGAACTCTAATGACTGGGGGATATGGTAATTTAGTGGGAACATTATTAGGAGTATTGTTAATTGGAATGCTACGTTCTGGCTTAATAATGGCTGGAGCACCTGCATATTGGTATCAGGCATTTGTTGGATTGATTTTAATTATTGCAGTTATCCTGAATACAAATATTAAAAGGTGGTCATTAAAGTGA
- the iolG gene encoding inositol 2-dehydrogenase produces MEKDLNVGVIGLGRIGKLHVHNLFAEIPGIKLTGVSDIIEDSLEEISKKYDIPIVKNDYRYLLDRKEIDAVIICSSTDTHAPIMIEAAQAGKHIFCEKPIALDLKEIDRALSAVKAAGVKLQIGFNRRFDPSFMKAKEMVQSGKIGKPHIVKITSRDPAPPPLDYIKISGGIFLDMTIHDFDMVRYLLDEEVKALMAVGNCLVDPDISKYNDIDTAIVTFQYKNSAWGIIDNSRQAVYGYDQRIEIFGSGGCIQVGNKIPTEVLLYGEESAMSDKPVYFFLERYNDAYINEMKHFSECIKNNMNPSVNGYDGKMAVVMGYAAKESFKKGRFVEINDSQF; encoded by the coding sequence ATGGAAAAGGACCTTAATGTTGGAGTAATAGGCTTAGGTAGAATTGGGAAATTGCATGTGCATAATCTCTTTGCAGAGATTCCTGGAATTAAATTAACAGGAGTTTCAGATATTATTGAAGATTCTTTGGAAGAAATATCTAAAAAATATGATATTCCTATAGTAAAAAATGATTATCGTTATTTATTAGATAGGAAAGAAATTGATGCGGTAATAATATGTTCTTCTACAGATACCCACGCTCCCATTATGATTGAAGCAGCTCAGGCTGGAAAGCATATTTTTTGTGAAAAACCCATAGCCCTGGATTTAAAGGAAATAGACAGAGCATTAAGTGCTGTTAAGGCAGCAGGAGTTAAGTTACAGATTGGATTTAATCGCCGGTTTGATCCAAGTTTTATGAAGGCCAAAGAAATGGTACAAAGTGGGAAAATTGGCAAACCTCATATTGTGAAGATTACCAGCCGTGATCCTGCTCCACCTCCACTGGATTATATAAAAATCTCAGGAGGCATTTTTTTGGATATGACTATTCATGATTTTGATATGGTTCGTTATCTTCTTGATGAAGAAGTAAAGGCACTGATGGCAGTAGGAAATTGCCTGGTTGATCCTGATATCAGTAAATATAATGATATTGATACCGCAATCGTTACTTTTCAGTATAAAAACAGTGCCTGGGGTATAATTGACAACAGCCGGCAGGCAGTTTACGGGTATGACCAGAGAATAGAGATATTTGGATCAGGAGGATGTATACAGGTTGGAAATAAAATACCAACTGAAGTTTTATTATATGGGGAAGAATCTGCTATGAGTGATAAGCCAGTGTATTTCTTTTTAGAAAGATATAATGATGCATATATAAATGAGATGAAGCATTTTTCAGAATGTATTAAAAACAACATGAATCCCTCGGTAAATGGGTATGACGGGAAGATGGCAGTAGTGATGGGCTATGCTGCCAAGGAATCTTTTAAAAAAGGGAGATTTGTAGAAATAAATGATAGCCAATTTTAA
- the iolM gene encoding scyllo-inosose 3-dehydrogenase: protein MARKMKTVILDATWDPKPDFKLGSKDIEGKLTYLGSKVWRNPHLRIEEKDIPKIGPDDVLIKVKACGICGSDVHMAQPDEDGYIWYPGLTAFPATLGHEFSGIVVEAGENAFNKRTGKRYEEGEAVTAEEMFWCGRCRPCVDGYPNHCEKLEEIGFSIDGAFAEYVKVDAKYTWSLEELREVYKGDDLFLAGSVTEPTSVAYNAVIERGKGIRPGDNVVVLGGGPIGQSAVAILKRAGAARVILSEPSEDRAKLGKKMGADFVINPIKEDFTQRVLEITGGLGAKLYLEATGLPDKVWPGIEQCIWEGKMVNSTVVIVARADKKIPLTGEVFQVRRAEIIGAQGHSGHGTFPRVISSMATGMDMTPLITKTIKLEEVPDNIVLLRTCREECKITCIFD from the coding sequence ATGGCAAGAAAAATGAAAACAGTTATTCTTGATGCTACCTGGGATCCAAAACCTGACTTTAAATTAGGGTCCAAAGATATAGAGGGTAAACTAACTTACCTGGGAAGCAAAGTATGGCGAAATCCACACTTGAGAATTGAAGAAAAAGATATTCCGAAGATTGGTCCTGATGATGTTTTAATTAAGGTAAAGGCATGTGGTATTTGTGGCAGTGATGTGCATATGGCACAACCTGATGAAGATGGATATATATGGTATCCGGGTCTCACTGCCTTCCCGGCTACTTTAGGACATGAATTTTCAGGTATTGTGGTAGAGGCAGGAGAAAATGCCTTTAATAAACGAACCGGAAAGAGATATGAAGAAGGGGAGGCTGTTACTGCTGAAGAAATGTTTTGGTGTGGAAGATGTCGTCCTTGTGTAGACGGTTATCCAAATCACTGTGAAAAATTAGAGGAGATTGGATTTAGCATTGATGGCGCATTTGCAGAATATGTAAAAGTTGACGCTAAATACACCTGGAGTTTAGAAGAACTCAGAGAAGTATATAAAGGTGACGATTTATTCTTAGCAGGAAGTGTGACAGAACCTACCTCTGTTGCTTACAATGCAGTAATTGAGCGAGGTAAAGGAATCAGACCTGGTGATAATGTAGTTGTTTTAGGCGGAGGGCCTATTGGACAGTCTGCTGTTGCAATATTAAAAAGAGCCGGAGCGGCCAGAGTTATTCTTTCTGAGCCATCTGAAGACAGGGCTAAATTAGGCAAAAAAATGGGTGCTGATTTTGTTATTAATCCAATAAAAGAAGATTTTACCCAGCGAGTTTTAGAAATTACAGGTGGATTAGGAGCTAAATTGTATTTAGAAGCCACCGGATTGCCGGATAAAGTATGGCCGGGAATAGAGCAATGTATATGGGAAGGAAAAATGGTTAACAGTACAGTGGTAATTGTAGCCCGTGCTGATAAAAAAATTCCTTTAACCGGTGAAGTATTCCAGGTAAGAAGGGCTGAAATTATTGGTGCCCAGGGACATTCAGGTCATGGAACATTCCCCAGGGTAATCAGTTCCATGGCAACAGGTATGGATATGACACCACTGATTACTAAGACAATTAAACTGGAAGAAGTTCCGGATAATATTGTATTACTCAGAACCTGTAGAGAAGAATGCAAGATAACCTGTATCTTTGATTAA
- a CDS encoding LacI family DNA-binding transcriptional regulator, producing the protein MKTTTIRDVAKAAGVHPSTVSRVINGNTNISQDTVNKVLTVIKELNYVPNALARGLKTNKLHTFGMLIPDIVNPFFAGLARGVENAANEHGYNVILCNTDYSLEKEITYLRLLEERRVEGLILANAKFQYKSIIELEKRRLPYMLLSRNIKGLQKNSISIDNIAGGFLATQYLIRLGHKKIGHIAGPYNTNATMDRIKGYKKALQYYGISFDKQYLSRGDFKNRGGYHIMNNYLKFDDPPTAIFTANDLLAVGVLEAIKEKGYDVPHDFSIVGFDDIQLASHLSPPLTTIRQPMLDMGYLAIIKLLERIEKQISHENIFLKPELIERKSCSKYQKVK; encoded by the coding sequence ATGAAAACAACAACTATAAGGGATGTCGCAAAAGCAGCCGGGGTTCACCCTTCAACTGTGTCGAGGGTTATAAACGGAAATACAAATATTAGCCAGGACACTGTTAATAAAGTATTAACAGTAATTAAAGAATTAAATTATGTTCCGAATGCCCTTGCCCGAGGGTTAAAAACTAATAAATTACATACATTTGGGATGTTAATTCCAGACATTGTAAATCCTTTTTTTGCCGGATTAGCCAGAGGAGTAGAAAATGCAGCTAATGAACATGGATATAATGTAATCTTATGTAATACAGACTACTCTCTTGAAAAAGAGATTACATATCTACGATTGTTAGAGGAAAGACGGGTAGAAGGATTGATTTTGGCTAATGCGAAATTCCAGTATAAAAGTATTATAGAATTGGAAAAAAGACGGTTACCTTATATGTTGCTTTCTAGAAACATTAAAGGATTACAAAAAAATTCAATTTCTATTGATAATATTGCCGGAGGATTTCTTGCTACCCAGTACCTTATACGTTTAGGTCATAAGAAGATTGGTCATATAGCAGGTCCCTATAATACAAATGCTACTATGGATAGGATAAAAGGATACAAGAAAGCATTGCAGTATTATGGTATTTCTTTTGATAAGCAATATTTAAGCAGAGGTGACTTTAAAAATAGAGGGGGATACCACATAATGAATAACTATTTAAAATTTGATGATCCTCCCACTGCAATATTTACAGCGAATGATTTATTGGCAGTTGGTGTTTTAGAAGCCATTAAAGAAAAAGGATATGATGTACCTCATGACTTTTCAATTGTGGGGTTTGATGATATTCAATTGGCATCTCATCTTTCCCCCCCGCTTACCACCATTCGCCAGCCGATGCTGGATATGGGGTATTTAGCTATTATTAAGTTATTGGAAAGAATAGAGAAACAAATAAGTCATGAAAATATATTTCTAAAACCGGAATTAATTGAACGCAAATCTTGCAGTAAATATCAAAAGGTAAAATAA
- the iolN gene encoding 3-dehydro-scyllo-inosose hydrolase: protein MGEKWLTTDYPNIYFENTKVGHLKKKLFDAPMSEIEEILKEYDIPSSSELGKAGSYIQNTPRMHVMEDRRKDDIVFVPVGCTECHGDYANTGLDTFMVTQICEAIRRHCKKKGNPVSLAIPPINYGAHPYHHCGMAGTVIMPEDVVRETMINVMLGLWNDGFRKQIWVNNHGQLWVLESALQEFCKRYQLPGIYRVIDWHRAIREFFIPVERENSMSTDFVHADESEASVGLLLFPEMLDMKYAVDTEGESLLPGGHFDTSVDPFRRPQQWQQGEGQSAIERAAVPEGVVGKPTRATADKAKRPIAAILKYLTLVHDEILETYPSGKLPPVEKISLRDPKEMEPFLKEPMSKGWKSVFELPYIGQINSL from the coding sequence ATGGGAGAGAAATGGCTGACAACAGACTACCCCAATATATATTTTGAAAATACAAAGGTAGGACATCTTAAGAAAAAACTTTTTGATGCCCCGATGAGTGAGATAGAGGAAATTTTAAAGGAATATGATATTCCCTCCTCTTCTGAATTGGGTAAAGCAGGAAGTTATATACAGAATACACCCCGAATGCATGTCATGGAAGATCGCAGAAAAGATGATATTGTCTTTGTTCCGGTTGGATGCACTGAATGTCACGGTGATTATGCCAATACAGGTTTGGATACCTTTATGGTTACCCAAATATGTGAAGCAATCAGAAGGCATTGCAAAAAAAAAGGTAATCCAGTAAGTCTGGCTATACCTCCAATAAATTATGGTGCCCATCCTTACCATCACTGTGGTATGGCCGGCACGGTAATTATGCCGGAAGATGTTGTCAGAGAGACAATGATTAATGTTATGCTCGGGCTTTGGAATGATGGATTTAGAAAACAGATATGGGTTAATAATCATGGGCAATTATGGGTATTGGAGTCTGCACTTCAGGAATTTTGCAAGCGGTATCAGTTGCCAGGAATATACAGGGTAATTGATTGGCATCGTGCAATCAGGGAATTTTTTATTCCGGTAGAGAGAGAAAATAGCATGTCTACCGATTTTGTACATGCTGATGAGTCAGAAGCTTCCGTAGGTTTGTTATTATTCCCGGAAATGCTGGATATGAAATATGCTGTTGATACTGAAGGTGAATCATTATTGCCCGGTGGACATTTTGATACCTCAGTAGATCCATTTCGCAGACCACAACAGTGGCAGCAGGGAGAAGGACAGTCTGCTATTGAAAGAGCAGCAGTCCCGGAAGGTGTAGTGGGTAAACCTACCAGGGCAACTGCCGATAAGGCAAAAAGGCCTATTGCAGCAATCTTAAAATATTTAACTCTAGTTCATGATGAAATACTGGAAACCTATCCATCCGGCAAACTTCCTCCGGTTGAAAAAATCAGCCTGAGAGATCCTAAGGAAATGGAACCATTCTTAAAAGAGCCTATGAGCAAGGGATGGAAGTCTGTCTTTGAACTACCCTATATTGGTCAGATTAATAGTTTATAG
- the iolO gene encoding 5-keto-L-gluconate epimerase, whose translation MKKSIVVSTQKTSFSALAFKEDLEKNIEKVSSLGFNGVELAVRDPKYLDVEKVINMVNESNLEVPAIGTGQAWGEEGLSLSDPNEIVRKAAIDRIIEQIKFASNFNAQVIIGLIRGVIKEGVFREETEEWTIDSLKKCAEFGLEKKIKLTLEPVNRYESNFINTLQEGMAFIDKIGMPNVGLLADTFHMNIEEVSIYESIIEAKDYITHVHFADSNRWAPGYGHLDFQKIVETLKEINYQGYVSAEILPLPDQDSAAEMTIKTLN comes from the coding sequence ATGAAAAAGAGTATTGTGGTTTCCACACAGAAAACAAGTTTTTCAGCCTTAGCTTTTAAAGAGGATTTAGAAAAAAATATTGAAAAAGTATCTTCACTTGGTTTTAACGGAGTTGAACTTGCCGTTAGGGATCCTAAGTATCTGGATGTTGAAAAAGTGATTAATATGGTTAATGAATCTAATTTAGAAGTTCCGGCTATTGGTACAGGTCAAGCCTGGGGAGAAGAAGGATTAAGTCTCTCAGATCCAAATGAAATAGTAAGAAAGGCTGCAATTGACAGAATTATAGAACAAATTAAATTTGCTTCTAATTTTAATGCTCAGGTTATTATTGGTTTGATCAGAGGAGTTATTAAAGAAGGGGTTTTTCGAGAAGAAACTGAAGAATGGACTATTGATAGTCTAAAAAAGTGCGCTGAATTTGGCTTGGAGAAAAAGATTAAATTAACCCTGGAACCTGTAAATCGATATGAAAGTAATTTTATTAATACACTGCAAGAAGGGATGGCATTTATCGATAAAATTGGTATGCCGAATGTAGGACTGCTGGCAGATACTTTTCATATGAATATTGAAGAAGTTTCCATTTATGAAAGTATTATTGAAGCAAAAGACTATATTACCCATGTACATTTTGCAGATAGCAATAGGTGGGCACCAGGGTATGGACATCTTGACTTCCAAAAAATAGTTGAAACATTAAAAGAAATAAACTACCAGGGATATGTTTCAGCAGAGATTCTTCCCCTGCCAGATCAGGATTCTGCCGCTGAAATGACTATAAAGACTTTAAATA
- a CDS encoding sugar ABC transporter substrate-binding protein — protein sequence MKKLVNNKLIFGLALLILVFVSFSCIATAKTFNFYVVSHGGPGDPFWGVVMKGMEDAAAFITEGTEDEIKATYSGPAKYSVEQLVDMLNSAIATKPDGIAVTITDPDALDQPLRRAIDMGIPVIAINVPDSRPADESIPYLFYIGGDEYLSGKRAAERILEYKKPERAVVTVHEIGHMGLELRAQGFIEVMTEAGVPAEKLATYLDPTQAIEILKGYFTRNPETDAIFTLGSIDSAYVIDFLNEEGLAGKVTHGGFDVSDEVVESIQKGDTLFTISQQQYLQGYLPVHFFYLLNKYNFLPANDVLTGPGFVDADNVESVVELVEQRYW from the coding sequence ATGAAAAAATTGGTAAATAATAAATTAATCTTTGGTTTAGCTCTATTAATATTGGTTTTTGTAAGTTTTAGTTGTATTGCCACAGCAAAGACTTTTAATTTTTATGTTGTGTCACATGGTGGTCCGGGAGATCCTTTCTGGGGAGTAGTTATGAAAGGAATGGAAGACGCCGCAGCTTTTATTACTGAAGGAACTGAGGATGAAATTAAGGCAACTTATTCAGGACCAGCAAAATATTCAGTAGAACAACTTGTTGATATGTTAAATAGTGCTATTGCTACAAAGCCGGATGGTATTGCCGTTACTATAACCGATCCTGATGCTTTAGACCAGCCACTCAGAAGAGCAATTGATATGGGTATCCCTGTTATTGCAATCAATGTTCCTGATTCAAGACCAGCTGATGAATCTATCCCTTATCTATTTTATATAGGAGGAGATGAATATCTTTCCGGAAAGCGAGCAGCTGAAAGAATATTAGAATATAAAAAACCTGAACGTGCTGTGGTAACCGTACATGAAATTGGTCATATGGGTTTGGAATTAAGAGCTCAGGGCTTCATAGAAGTTATGACAGAAGCTGGAGTTCCTGCGGAGAAATTGGCAACTTACTTAGACCCAACTCAGGCAATTGAAATATTAAAAGGATATTTTACCAGAAACCCGGAAACTGATGCTATTTTTACTCTGGGATCAATTGATAGTGCATATGTAATCGATTTTCTTAATGAAGAAGGTTTAGCTGGTAAAGTAACTCATGGTGGATTTGATGTTTCGGACGAAGTTGTAGAATCAATTCAAAAAGGGGATACTCTATTTACAATTTCCCAACAGCAGTATTTACAGGGTTATCTACCTGTTCATTTCTTCTATCTATTAAACAAGTATAATTTCTTACCTGCGAATGATGTTCTGACAGGTCCTGGTTTTGTAGATGCTGATAATGTTGAAAGCGTTGTAGAATTAGTAGAACAAAGATATTGGTAG
- a CDS encoding ATP-binding cassette domain-containing protein, with product MKNNRNLIEMKEIFKHFGTVTALKNVNFNVQNNEIVGLVGDNGAGKSTLIKILTGVFPPDKGEILFEGKKINLSSPKIARDLGIETVHQNLALIDLMSIARNFFLGREPVKNLGGIINILDKDKIENVTEKALKDIGINVRSIDEEVSVLSGGERQSVAIGRAIHFGAKLLVLDEPTAALSIKESQKVLDYVLEARNRGLSVIFITHNIYHVYSVADRFTILEHGEKLGDFRKDEICTEDLIEVIRCGKKIERKVN from the coding sequence GTGAAAAATAATAGAAATTTAATTGAAATGAAGGAAATTTTTAAACATTTTGGAACAGTAACTGCACTAAAAAATGTAAATTTTAATGTACAGAATAATGAAATTGTAGGATTGGTTGGAGATAATGGAGCAGGAAAATCTACCTTAATAAAAATTTTAACCGGAGTTTTTCCTCCTGATAAAGGAGAAATACTATTTGAGGGAAAAAAAATAAACCTAAGTTCTCCTAAAATTGCCCGTGACTTAGGAATAGAAACTGTTCATCAAAATTTAGCTTTAATTGATTTGATGAGTATAGCTCGGAATTTTTTCCTGGGAAGGGAACCTGTAAAAAACCTGGGAGGAATAATTAATATTTTAGATAAAGATAAAATCGAGAATGTTACTGAGAAAGCATTGAAAGATATAGGTATTAATGTTCGGTCTATTGATGAAGAGGTTTCGGTTCTCTCAGGCGGGGAAAGGCAGTCAGTAGCTATTGGTCGCGCTATTCATTTTGGAGCTAAATTGTTAGTTTTGGATGAACCAACTGCAGCATTGTCAATTAAGGAATCGCAAAAAGTATTGGATTATGTGTTGGAAGCCAGGAATAGAGGATTATCAGTTATTTTTATTACTCATAATATATATCATGTTTATTCAGTAGCTGATAGGTTTACTATTTTGGAACACGGTGAGAAATTAGGGGATTTCAGAAAAGACGAAATATGTACAGAAGATTTAATTGAAGTAATCAGATGTGGTAAAAAAATTGAGAGGAAAGTAAATTAA